In Hyphomicrobiales bacterium, a single window of DNA contains:
- a CDS encoding sugar ABC transporter substrate-binding protein produces MGAAVTCVAVLPAHADDAPAGVVTAVKLPPFENGAPPCTAPHGLSRSLVFLQDNSREFMQGAAAGLKLAAADRNLSFSIRLANNDPARMAADVDSLIAEKVGGAVVAPIDSAGLAPHLIDFMRGGSYVGAIVPPPATTILNAPQYKTGQVLARVAADYIAQHYKSGANVVLLTHDSNQFLAARFDAMRDLLGALPTVNIIADISPETVDKEGGYATMKLILMANPRVDVVLGADTVVLGALKALREAGMARSDQFLGGIDGEPEAVAEIKSGSGPYKATISLNSPVFAYAMGQQAADWLEGKRIPQAMDVLPVALSKDTVADFEKDMADPRSVYEDRERRSRYLQMYGSICYDTRDTFLNFPWSSER; encoded by the coding sequence ATGGGCGCGGCGGTGACTTGTGTGGCCGTCCTGCCCGCGCACGCAGATGACGCGCCTGCGGGCGTCGTCACAGCCGTGAAGCTGCCTCCCTTCGAAAACGGAGCGCCACCTTGCACCGCACCGCACGGGCTGTCCCGGTCTCTCGTATTTTTGCAGGACAATTCGCGGGAGTTCATGCAGGGCGCCGCGGCGGGTCTGAAACTTGCCGCCGCAGACCGCAATCTCTCCTTCTCCATTCGCCTTGCAAACAATGATCCCGCGCGCATGGCCGCGGATGTGGACAGCCTCATCGCGGAGAAGGTGGGGGGAGCGGTGGTGGCGCCCATTGATTCCGCGGGCCTGGCGCCGCACCTGATCGATTTCATGCGGGGTGGCAGCTATGTCGGCGCCATCGTGCCACCGCCCGCCACCACGATCCTCAACGCGCCCCAGTACAAGACGGGCCAGGTGCTTGCCAGGGTTGCGGCGGACTACATTGCGCAACACTACAAGAGCGGCGCCAACGTCGTCTTGCTGACGCATGATTCCAACCAGTTCCTCGCTGCGCGTTTTGATGCCATGCGCGACCTGCTGGGCGCATTGCCCACCGTCAACATCATCGCTGATATCTCGCCCGAAACGGTCGACAAGGAAGGCGGCTACGCTACGATGAAGCTCATCCTCATGGCGAACCCGCGCGTTGATGTGGTGCTCGGCGCCGATACGGTGGTGCTCGGCGCCTTGAAAGCATTGCGTGAAGCCGGCATGGCGCGCAGCGACCAGTTTCTGGGCGGCATCGATGGCGAGCCGGAAGCGGTCGCCGAAATCAAATCCGGATCAGGTCCCTACAAGGCCACGATCAGCCTGAACTCACCGGTCTTTGCCTATGCCATGGGCCAGCAGGCGGCGGACTGGCTGGAGGGCAAGCGCATTCCCCAGGCGATGGACGTGCTGCCCGTCGCCCTCAGCAAGGACACGGTTGCCGATTTTGAAAAGGATATGGCCGATCCGCGCTCGGTTTACGAAGACCGGGAGCGCCGCAGCCGGTATCTGCAAATGTACGGCAGCATCTGCTACGACACGCGCGACACCTTCCTGAATTTTCCCTGGTCCTCGGAACGCTGA
- a CDS encoding TIM barrel protein: MRFALNHIISPRQSLAEFFAMAKSLGCTEVEIRNDMKGVAIADGTPPEAVRAAADKAGVKIITINALYPFNVWSANMAGKTAELAAFAAKCGAKALVMCPLNEGRAVPRESLVAGLKAIRPILMDHGLTGLVEPLGFHFSSVRTKAEAISAITDAGGEDVYKLVHDTFHHHLGGETQFYPEWTGLVHISGVSDLKVAVNDMLDAHRVLVDEGDRLGNIAQIRTLIAAGYKGSFSFEPFSAEVQNLADHAAALKASMDFVAANV; this comes from the coding sequence ATGCGCTTTGCCCTGAATCACATCATCTCACCGCGCCAGTCACTGGCGGAATTCTTCGCCATGGCGAAGTCGCTCGGCTGCACCGAAGTCGAAATCCGCAACGACATGAAGGGCGTTGCCATTGCCGATGGCACGCCGCCTGAGGCGGTGCGCGCCGCCGCAGACAAAGCGGGCGTGAAGATCATCACAATCAACGCCCTCTATCCCTTCAATGTCTGGTCCGCGAACATGGCCGGAAAGACGGCGGAACTTGCGGCCTTTGCGGCCAAGTGCGGCGCGAAGGCCCTCGTCATGTGCCCGCTCAACGAGGGCAGGGCCGTGCCGCGTGAAAGCCTCGTCGCGGGCCTGAAGGCCATCCGCCCCATCCTCATGGACCATGGCCTCACCGGCCTCGTGGAACCGCTCGGCTTCCACTTCTCCTCCGTGCGCACCAAGGCCGAAGCCATTTCCGCCATCACCGACGCCGGCGGCGAAGATGTCTACAAGCTGGTGCACGACACCTTCCATCATCACCTCGGCGGTGAGACGCAGTTCTATCCCGAATGGACGGGACTCGTTCACATCTCTGGCGTCAGTGACTTGAAGGTCGCGGTGAACGACATGCTGGATGCCCACCGCGTGCTGGTGGATGAAGGTGACAGGCTGGGCAACATCGCCCAGATCAGGACCCTGATCGCCGCCGGCTACAAAGGCTCCTTCAGCTTCGAACCCTTCTCCGCCGAGGTGCAGAACCTCGCCGATCACGCCGCCGCCCTGAAGGCGAGCATGGATTTCGTTGCCGCAAATGTGTGA
- a CDS encoding CHASE3 domain-containing protein, translating into MLRAIASGRQNGVMAAFGLGKLGTALRSVTTAPGATPSSTIAPATAILFFVGLSALLVIVGTTTWLSKRSESQFTEIARIRDFRSAILELRAAVQAAETSQRGYLLTENEIYLSPFGLEKNKANRNLGLLVKYIPAATQQDKSLSRLRSVIQQKFAEMEETITLKRAHRDTDVALLLKTNKGKRLTDESNIYYAGLAAYADQLLFRVSEEQGRNFTLLQVVSFVGGIIIVFVTATAAMFSSRYTRAISRSRDEVNRLNSSLEIRVRERTAHLAQLNEEVRRFAYIVTHDLRAPLVNIMGFTREIEESVGAIRPVLESTPQTEGELERATASLNRDIPEAISFIQSSTQKMDALINAILKLSREGQRKLNVEPIDLLSGSQKAIAALQHRINECGGQVRFDLKVKTIVTDRISFEQIIGNLLDNAVKYRSKERVLEIRIASRPVGYDRVAIEISDNGRGIAAEDRERVFELFRRSGALDQAGEGIGLAHVRALVRNLGGEITLASQFGQGTTFTIEMPVTHRQAEVFTQ; encoded by the coding sequence ATGCTGCGCGCCATTGCCTCGGGACGTCAGAACGGCGTGATGGCAGCCTTTGGTCTTGGGAAACTCGGGACGGCCTTGCGGTCTGTGACAACCGCGCCGGGGGCCACCCCATCATCCACCATCGCACCCGCGACGGCGATCCTGTTCTTTGTGGGCCTGAGCGCACTGCTGGTCATCGTCGGCACGACGACGTGGCTGAGCAAACGGTCTGAATCCCAATTCACCGAGATCGCGCGCATCCGCGATTTCCGAAGTGCGATTCTGGAGTTGCGCGCCGCCGTTCAAGCGGCGGAGACGAGTCAGCGTGGTTATCTTCTCACAGAAAACGAAATTTATCTCTCGCCCTTCGGTCTGGAGAAGAACAAAGCCAACCGGAACCTCGGCCTGCTGGTGAAATACATTCCCGCTGCCACGCAACAGGACAAATCGCTGTCCCGCCTGCGGAGTGTCATCCAGCAGAAATTTGCGGAGATGGAAGAGACAATCACACTGAAGCGTGCGCACAGGGATACTGACGTTGCACTCCTGCTCAAGACCAACAAGGGCAAACGCCTCACCGATGAATCCAATATCTATTATGCCGGGTTGGCTGCCTACGCCGACCAGCTGCTGTTCCGGGTATCGGAAGAGCAGGGCCGGAATTTCACGCTGCTGCAGGTGGTGTCGTTCGTTGGCGGCATCATCATCGTTTTCGTGACCGCCACCGCGGCCATGTTCAGTTCACGTTATACGCGCGCGATTTCCAGATCGCGGGACGAGGTGAACCGGCTCAACTCGAGCCTCGAAATACGCGTTCGGGAACGCACGGCGCATCTGGCGCAGTTGAACGAAGAGGTCCGCCGCTTCGCCTATATCGTGACACACGACTTGCGCGCACCCCTCGTCAACATCATGGGCTTCACACGGGAAATCGAAGAAAGTGTCGGTGCCATCCGGCCGGTCCTAGAATCCACGCCGCAAACGGAAGGCGAACTGGAGAGGGCCACCGCGTCTTTGAACCGCGACATTCCCGAGGCGATTTCCTTCATCCAGAGTTCAACTCAGAAGATGGACGCCTTGATCAATGCCATCCTGAAGTTGTCACGCGAGGGACAGCGCAAACTGAACGTGGAGCCGATCGATCTTCTCTCGGGATCACAAAAGGCAATTGCCGCGCTTCAGCACCGGATCAACGAATGCGGCGGACAGGTGCGCTTCGACCTGAAGGTGAAGACCATTGTGACCGACCGCATTTCATTCGAGCAGATCATCGGAAACCTGCTGGATAATGCCGTCAAATACCGATCTAAGGAGCGTGTTCTGGAAATCCGCATTGCCAGCCGTCCCGTGGGGTATGACCGGGTGGCGATCGAAATTTCGGACAATGGCCGGGGCATTGCTGCCGAGGACCGGGAACGCGTCTTTGAGTTGTTCCGCCGCTCGGGCGCGCTGGATCAGGCGGGCGAAGGCATTGGCCTTGCGCATGTGCGCGCGCTGGTGCGGAACCTCGGTGGGGAGATCACGCTTGCGTCGCAGTTCGGCCAAGGTACAACATTCACAATTGAAATGCCCGTAACGCACAGACAGGCGGAGGTTTTCACGCAATGA
- a CDS encoding response regulator, producing the protein MIEDDEGHSRLIEKNIRRAGVNNEIMGFFTGGDAMEFLFKGGKDGAAHANRQLLVLLDLNLPDTSGITILERIKSDPHLKRTPVIILTTTDDQEEIKRCYDLGANAYVTKPLNYEGFAKAIQQLGLFISIVKIPES; encoded by the coding sequence ATGATCGAGGATGACGAAGGTCATTCGCGGCTGATCGAAAAGAATATCCGCAGGGCTGGAGTCAACAATGAGATCATGGGGTTTTTCACCGGCGGGGACGCTATGGAATTCCTGTTCAAGGGCGGCAAGGATGGTGCGGCCCACGCCAACCGGCAATTGCTGGTTCTGCTGGATCTCAATCTTCCCGATACGTCAGGGATCACCATCCTCGAACGCATCAAGAGCGATCCGCATCTGAAGCGGACACCCGTCATCATTCTCACGACGACGGATGATCAGGAGGAGATCAAGCGCTGCTACGATCTCGGCGCCAATGCCTATGTGACGAAGCCCCTGAACTACGAAGGATTTGCCAAGGCCATCCAGCAACTGGGGCTGTTCATCTCCATCGTCAAGATTCCCGAGAGTTGA
- a CDS encoding YihY/virulence factor BrkB family protein: MGLWTLLRDAALKWNADGAASMGAAIAYYTIFSIAPLLIIVLAIAGFFFGAEAAANRIFGEARSLVGDDGATALQGLVQSASRPEEGVLATLTGLFFTILGATGVFAELQGAMDRIWKAPARAQESGLWNMLRRRVLTFGILLAVAFLLLVSLAVSALVSSLQTLVFTPSDTVELMWQVINFAVSFLIITALFALLFKLLPRVSVAWSDVIVGAGFTALLFNIGKLLIGLYIGKTGVTSGFGAAGSLIAIILWVYYSAQIFLLGAEFTWLYAERFGSRRRTRS, from the coding sequence ATGGGCTTGTGGACGCTGTTGAGGGACGCCGCGTTGAAATGGAATGCGGACGGTGCAGCCAGCATGGGTGCGGCTATCGCCTACTACACCATCTTCTCCATTGCCCCCTTGCTGATCATTGTCCTCGCCATCGCGGGCTTCTTTTTCGGCGCGGAAGCGGCAGCAAACCGCATCTTTGGCGAGGCACGGAGCCTTGTTGGTGACGATGGCGCCACTGCATTGCAGGGCCTTGTGCAAAGTGCAAGCCGGCCTGAAGAAGGCGTGCTGGCAACATTGACCGGCCTGTTCTTCACCATCCTGGGCGCAACCGGCGTCTTTGCCGAATTGCAGGGTGCCATGGACCGCATCTGGAAGGCGCCGGCACGCGCACAGGAATCAGGACTTTGGAACATGCTGCGCCGGCGCGTGCTCACCTTCGGAATCCTGCTGGCCGTGGCTTTCCTGCTCCTGGTGTCGCTCGCTGTCAGTGCGCTGGTCTCATCCCTGCAGACACTGGTGTTCACTCCGTCCGATACCGTCGAACTGATGTGGCAGGTCATCAACTTTGCCGTGAGTTTCCTGATCATCACGGCGCTCTTTGCGCTGCTCTTCAAATTGCTGCCGCGTGTCTCGGTCGCCTGGAGCGATGTGATCGTTGGCGCTGGCTTTACGGCGCTCCTGTTCAACATCGGCAAGCTGCTGATCGGTCTCTACATCGGCAAGACAGGTGTGACGTCGGGATTTGGCGCAGCGGGTTCGCTGATCGCGATCATCCTGTGGGTCTACTACTCCGCGCAGATCTTCCTGCTGGGCGCCGAATTCACCTGGCTCTATGCGGAACGCTTTGGCTCGCGCAGGCGCACGCGAAGCTAG
- a CDS encoding helix-turn-helix domain-containing protein: MTGTTSAAKRRSTVAKKAKPKKKAHSPSRDRASNLAVGARLRAVREAAGLTQRQLAKQAGVTNATVSLIEQEAHAPSLASLHRILSAIPISIADFFALPVSQQNVLFYQAGDLAVVTRGAADLRVLGSERRDKKLQVFIERYKPGAGTGNEPLAHDGETAAVVVSGVVEVEVDGKKNRITAGGGYQLIGRQPYRLTNIGKTTAVVICACTPAMI, from the coding sequence TTGACCGGGACGACGTCAGCCGCAAAGCGGCGCAGCACTGTCGCGAAGAAGGCGAAGCCGAAGAAGAAGGCACATTCCCCCTCCCGTGACCGCGCCAGCAATCTCGCGGTGGGCGCGCGCCTGCGGGCTGTCCGCGAGGCGGCGGGCCTCACGCAGCGCCAGTTGGCCAAGCAGGCGGGCGTCACCAATGCCACCGTCTCGCTGATCGAACAGGAAGCCCACGCCCCGTCGCTCGCCTCGTTGCATCGCATTCTCTCCGCCATCCCGATCTCGATTGCCGATTTCTTCGCGCTGCCGGTGTCGCAGCAGAATGTGCTCTTCTATCAGGCGGGCGATCTGGCCGTTGTGACGCGCGGTGCCGCCGACCTTCGCGTGCTGGGCAGCGAACGGCGTGACAAGAAATTGCAGGTCTTCATTGAACGCTACAAGCCCGGCGCGGGCACGGGCAACGAGCCGCTGGCCCATGATGGCGAGACGGCGGCCGTGGTGGTGAGTGGTGTTGTTGAAGTGGAGGTGGACGGCAAGAAGAACCGGATCACCGCCGGCGGCGGGTATCAGCTCATCGGCCGTCAGCCCTACCGCCTCACCAACATCGGCAAGACCACTGCCGTGGTCATCTGTGCCTGCACACCGGCAATGATCTAG
- a CDS encoding AI-2E family transporter, whose protein sequence is MKPLPVTVLRKSLDEGSASEMLFYRLATFVVLCTILYFARDVLIPIAIAVLLAILLTPLIRLGMRTGLPRSVSIILVVALLMVVSGAVTLFVGRTLTNLAADLPRYEASLREKARSIKIFTSKGVALEKAALVIKGLQVELEKNDASVLPSAAENRTPIPVEVTETRFGPLGPIITVVSMVVHPIVQVVIVVLMLSFILFNREDLRDRLIGLAGTRDLHRTTAALDEGGKRLSRLFLGQLAINTGVGTFIGTALLLLGIPGAPLWGILTTLLRFVPYVGTLIASIFPIIIALAVGDGWTLPFLVAGIVIAAEVTAGHILEPVFLGRMTGVSSTAIVVSAAFWAMLWGPVGLILATPITIGLHVLGRNIESMKFLDVLFGSEPVLSPDHALYQRLLNGDSVEAAEAADSYQQQGKLVEFLEAVVVPALALADEDVRRGRISKEKATEIAKTLSDTLDEVWSEEGDYDRKDAPVILIPAHGPINFAATLAFSALLNLKHIPHRMLSQDVLLPGITVDQDDKASIVGLIGLSPLTASQQRYMSRRLAPRIGEAKFLNIAWRETAGETEAVLASQAPSMLPRAQAEVSAAAA, encoded by the coding sequence ATGAAGCCGCTACCAGTCACCGTGTTGCGGAAAAGCCTTGATGAGGGCAGCGCCAGCGAAATGCTGTTTTACCGGCTCGCCACCTTCGTGGTGTTGTGCACGATCCTCTACTTCGCACGGGATGTCCTGATCCCCATTGCGATTGCAGTGCTTCTCGCCATTCTCCTCACGCCGCTCATCCGCCTGGGCATGCGGACCGGCCTTCCGAGGTCGGTCTCCATTATCCTGGTGGTTGCTCTGCTGATGGTCGTGAGCGGAGCAGTCACCCTGTTCGTAGGGCGGACGTTGACAAACCTCGCTGCCGATTTGCCCCGCTATGAAGCGAGCCTGCGGGAGAAGGCGCGTTCGATCAAGATTTTCACCAGCAAGGGCGTGGCGCTGGAAAAGGCTGCCCTCGTGATCAAGGGCCTGCAGGTGGAACTGGAAAAGAACGATGCAAGCGTCTTGCCCAGCGCGGCCGAGAACCGCACGCCCATTCCCGTTGAGGTGACGGAGACGCGGTTCGGGCCGCTTGGTCCTATCATCACGGTCGTGTCCATGGTGGTCCATCCCATCGTGCAGGTGGTGATTGTCGTCCTCATGCTGTCCTTCATTCTCTTCAATCGCGAAGACCTGCGTGACAGGCTGATCGGACTTGCGGGCACGCGCGACCTTCACCGCACGACGGCGGCTCTCGACGAAGGCGGCAAGAGGCTCAGCCGCCTCTTTCTCGGACAGTTGGCCATCAACACCGGTGTGGGCACCTTCATCGGCACGGCCCTGCTGCTGCTTGGCATTCCCGGCGCACCCTTGTGGGGCATACTCACGACGCTTCTGCGCTTTGTACCCTACGTCGGTACCCTCATCGCCTCCATCTTCCCCATCATCATTGCGCTTGCCGTGGGCGATGGCTGGACCCTGCCGTTCCTCGTTGCAGGAATCGTGATTGCGGCAGAGGTGACTGCCGGCCACATTCTCGAACCTGTCTTCCTGGGCCGGATGACGGGCGTGTCTTCAACCGCCATTGTTGTCTCGGCAGCCTTCTGGGCCATGCTCTGGGGACCGGTCGGACTCATTCTCGCAACGCCGATCACGATTGGCTTGCATGTTCTTGGCCGCAACATTGAATCGATGAAATTCCTCGATGTGCTGTTCGGCAGCGAACCCGTGCTGAGCCCCGATCACGCCCTCTATCAGCGCCTCCTCAATGGTGACAGCGTCGAAGCTGCGGAGGCCGCGGACAGCTATCAGCAGCAGGGCAAGCTGGTGGAGTTCCTTGAAGCCGTCGTCGTTCCCGCACTCGCGCTTGCGGACGAGGATGTCAGGCGCGGCAGGATCTCCAAGGAGAAGGCCACCGAAATCGCCAAGACACTCTCCGACACGCTGGACGAGGTCTGGTCAGAGGAAGGCGACTATGACCGGAAGGACGCGCCCGTCATCCTGATCCCCGCGCACGGCCCTATCAACTTCGCCGCGACCCTCGCTTTCTCCGCGCTGCTCAACCTGAAACACATTCCCCATCGCATGCTGTCACAGGACGTACTTCTTCCGGGAATCACCGTCGATCAGGACGACAAGGCGTCGATCGTCGGGTTGATCGGCCTGTCACCGCTCACGGCGTCACAGCAACGCTACATGTCCCGCCGCCTTGCGCCCCGCATCGGCGAGGCGAAATTCCTGAACATCGCCTGGCGCGAGACGGCAGGCGAGACGGAAGCGGTCCTCGCCTCTCAGGCTCCCTCCATGCTGCCGCGCGCACAGGCAGAAGTGTCCGCCGCGGCCGCATGA
- a CDS encoding response regulator produces MMSIRILYVDDDAALVRLVERFFNRHGFTIVHASAIDHATELLAKEPINVIALDHHLPEGDGLQFMARIATLPDMPPVVYVTGSSDMNVAVAALKAGATDFVPKSIGNDFLELLKAAVEQALEKARLKSEKEAAEREVRAARDRAEMMVREVNHRVANSLALVSAMVNLQLSAITDEAGRNALTEMQNRLFAVSMIHKRLYTSQSVGTVELHDYVSGLLDHLRATMGGQGRGELRAELEPLLCATDYAINLGVIVTEWVTNAYKYAYPQGGGAIRVSLRSLPDERGELIVEDDGIGFDTENPMKGTGLGTRLVRAMAQSMDGHIDQISRDHGAALRLTFLLRRPSPHG; encoded by the coding sequence CTGATGTCGATCCGGATTCTCTATGTCGATGATGATGCCGCGCTGGTTCGCCTGGTCGAACGCTTCTTCAACCGGCACGGCTTCACCATCGTACACGCCAGCGCCATCGATCACGCGACGGAGCTCCTGGCGAAGGAACCCATCAACGTGATCGCGCTCGATCATCACCTGCCGGAAGGTGACGGGTTGCAGTTCATGGCCCGCATCGCGACGTTGCCTGACATGCCGCCGGTCGTCTACGTGACGGGCTCGTCGGACATGAATGTGGCCGTTGCTGCACTGAAGGCGGGTGCGACAGACTTTGTGCCGAAGAGCATCGGCAATGATTTTCTTGAACTGCTCAAGGCGGCGGTGGAACAGGCACTCGAGAAGGCCCGGCTCAAGAGTGAAAAGGAAGCGGCAGAGCGTGAAGTCCGCGCGGCGCGAGACAGGGCGGAAATGATGGTGCGGGAAGTCAATCACCGGGTCGCGAACAGCCTGGCGCTGGTCAGCGCCATGGTCAATTTGCAGCTCAGCGCCATCACCGACGAGGCGGGACGGAACGCGCTCACGGAGATGCAGAACCGTCTCTTCGCGGTCTCCATGATCCACAAGCGTCTCTACACATCACAGTCAGTGGGTACCGTCGAACTGCATGACTACGTATCGGGACTACTGGATCACTTGCGCGCCACGATGGGCGGCCAGGGGCGGGGTGAACTCCGTGCCGAGTTGGAACCGCTGTTGTGCGCAACCGACTACGCCATCAACCTTGGAGTCATCGTCACCGAATGGGTGACGAACGCCTACAAATACGCCTATCCCCAGGGCGGAGGTGCCATCCGAGTGTCATTGCGGTCGCTTCCCGACGAGCGCGGCGAGTTGATTGTCGAAGATGACGGGATCGGATTCGATACGGAGAATCCCATGAAGGGAACAGGCCTTGGTACACGCCTGGTGCGGGCCATGGCACAATCCATGGATGGGCACATCGACCAGATTTCCCGCGATCATGGTGCGGCTCTCCGCCTGACCTTTTTACTGAGGCGCCCGTCACCGCATGGATGA
- a CDS encoding aldehyde dehydrogenase gives MTTLQEFKRLAGKLFIDGSFRQSKATAMFDIVEPATEDVIGQVADATDEEVDEAIEIAARARKTWNANDARSRAVILHDIAAVIRRDKALYAEYLTREEGKPFKESVDEVSWCATAIDYYAELARHEQGRIAGSTVPGQFHFSIKEPLGTIVIILPFNYPLVLLCWEAAAALAAGNAVIVKPHEQTSVTTLKFMELFKGLPNGLLQVVTGGARVGQRLISSHNTHGVAYTGSVSVGQAVARTCAESFKPCLIEASGNDPFIVMPSAPMEQAVRGAAFAAYLNCGQVCTSAERFYVHQDIYDEFARRLADEAKKLRVGNGLDFVDMGPMATRKQRDRFEGMMAKARQQGAKVAAGGGRPAGLNRGWFVEPTVLTDVTPDMEILNDEPFGPVAPLCRVKDFDEAITLANRSRFGLGGNIYTLDSNEIFRSVREVQSGILWINAPLLDNDALPFGGRKLSGTGRQLGPEGLSQFQNTKFVMIDPKAENQDFWWFPYAKEESYKG, from the coding sequence ATGACGACGCTCCAGGAATTCAAGCGCCTTGCCGGCAAGTTGTTCATCGATGGCAGCTTCCGGCAGAGCAAGGCCACGGCCATGTTCGATATCGTGGAGCCTGCGACCGAGGACGTGATCGGCCAGGTCGCGGATGCCACGGATGAAGAGGTGGATGAGGCGATCGAGATCGCCGCCCGGGCCCGCAAGACCTGGAACGCCAATGACGCACGCAGCCGCGCCGTCATCCTGCACGACATCGCAGCGGTGATCCGCCGCGACAAGGCGCTCTATGCCGAGTACCTGACGCGCGAGGAGGGCAAGCCCTTCAAGGAATCTGTCGATGAAGTGTCGTGGTGCGCCACGGCCATCGACTATTATGCCGAACTGGCCCGCCACGAGCAGGGCCGCATCGCGGGCAGCACCGTGCCGGGGCAATTTCATTTCAGCATCAAGGAGCCGCTGGGTACGATCGTCATCATCCTGCCGTTCAACTATCCGCTGGTGCTGCTGTGCTGGGAAGCCGCGGCGGCACTGGCCGCCGGCAATGCCGTCATCGTCAAGCCGCATGAGCAGACGAGTGTGACCACGCTCAAATTCATGGAGCTGTTCAAGGGTCTTCCCAATGGTCTGCTGCAGGTGGTCACGGGCGGTGCGCGCGTGGGCCAGCGGCTGATTTCCAGCCACAACACCCATGGCGTCGCCTACACCGGTTCGGTGAGCGTGGGGCAGGCGGTGGCCCGCACCTGTGCAGAGAGTTTCAAGCCGTGCCTCATCGAGGCATCGGGCAATGATCCGTTCATCGTGATGCCGTCGGCCCCCATGGAGCAGGCGGTGCGCGGGGCCGCCTTTGCGGCGTATCTCAACTGCGGCCAGGTTTGCACGTCGGCGGAGCGCTTCTACGTCCACCAGGACATCTATGACGAATTCGCCCGCCGACTTGCCGACGAGGCGAAGAAGCTGCGGGTGGGAAATGGTCTTGATTTCGTTGACATGGGACCCATGGCGACGCGCAAGCAGCGCGACCGCTTCGAGGGCATGATGGCGAAGGCGCGCCAGCAGGGCGCAAAGGTTGCTGCCGGTGGCGGACGGCCTGCGGGCCTCAATCGCGGCTGGTTCGTGGAGCCGACGGTTCTCACCGACGTGACGCCCGACATGGAAATCCTGAACGACGAGCCCTTCGGCCCCGTTGCACCCTTGTGCCGCGTGAAGGATTTCGACGAGGCGATCACGCTCGCCAACCGCTCGCGCTTCGGGTTGGGCGGGAATATCTATACGCTCGACAGCAACGAGATCTTCCGTTCGGTGCGCGAGGTGCAGTCGGGCATCCTCTGGATCAATGCGCCGCTCCTGGACAATGATGCCCTGCCTTTCGGTGGACGCAAGCTCTCCGGCACGGGCCGCCAGCTTGGGCCGGAAGGCCTGTCGCAATTCCAGAACACCAAGTTCGTGATGATTGATCCGAAGGCAGAGAACCAGGATTTCTGGTGGTTCCCCTACGCCAAAGAGGAAAGCTACAAGGGCTGA
- a CDS encoding extensin family protein: MKPVKVAEPKVSSAGVTEASPVLPRLKPSRIAPTESVDVSPVIPRLKPAEILAHDQVAVTPVAPAAQVSPPPVVKLKPERKVAMAPSPVQPPADLSLANPMPDGTLSGERCMAHLQEMNVRFSPAATLVSSGVCSVFEPVTLTSMTVSGREVKFPDKPLLTCGFAARLASWIAEQAAPSVKVATGSSLTSLGTGPGYQCRGRNGDSSAKLSEHAFGNAVDIEYLGLSDGRKVHVETTALSTAMDSTLLNTLRGEGCTYFTTVLGPGTNAAHAHHFHFDLERRGKKGNHKLCQ; encoded by the coding sequence GTGAAGCCCGTCAAGGTTGCCGAGCCCAAGGTGTCCAGTGCTGGAGTAACCGAGGCCTCGCCCGTCCTTCCCCGTCTGAAGCCGTCCCGGATTGCACCGACAGAAAGCGTGGATGTGTCCCCGGTGATTCCGAGGCTGAAACCTGCGGAAATTCTCGCGCACGATCAGGTGGCTGTCACACCCGTTGCACCAGCGGCACAGGTGAGCCCGCCGCCCGTTGTCAAGCTGAAGCCTGAGCGCAAGGTGGCCATGGCGCCTTCACCGGTCCAGCCTCCGGCAGACCTCTCGCTTGCAAATCCGATGCCTGATGGCACCTTGTCGGGAGAACGTTGCATGGCCCACCTCCAGGAGATGAACGTCCGCTTCTCGCCTGCAGCCACGCTCGTGTCGTCCGGTGTCTGTTCGGTGTTCGAGCCGGTCACGCTCACGTCCATGACGGTTTCCGGCAGAGAGGTGAAGTTTCCGGACAAGCCACTGCTCACATGCGGATTTGCGGCGCGCCTGGCCTCGTGGATTGCGGAGCAGGCTGCACCATCTGTGAAGGTGGCAACGGGGTCTTCGCTGACATCGCTGGGCACTGGTCCCGGCTATCAATGCCGCGGGCGGAACGGCGACAGCAGTGCCAAGCTGAGCGAACATGCCTTCGGCAATGCCGTGGACATCGAGTATCTCGGGCTGTCGGATGGCCGCAAGGTTCATGTTGAAACCACCGCACTTTCGACTGCGATGGATTCCACACTGCTGAACACGTTGCGCGGAGAGGGCTGCACCTATTTCACCACGGTGCTCGGGCCCGGCACGAATGCCGCCCATGCCCATCACTTCCACTTCGATCTTGAACGGCGCGGCAAGAAGGGAAATCACAAACTTTGTCAGTAA